The Pseudomonas sp. TH06 genome has a window encoding:
- the clsB gene encoding cardiolipin synthase ClsB codes for MSSAPLEKSAVEPISINPPIREPGQVDVEYRWQGNNRVELLENGEEYFPRVFAAMRAAKSEILLETFIVFEDKVGAELQEILIDAAQRGVRTTVSLDGFGCGELSTGYLTALSAAGVHLQMFDPAPKHLGFRTNWFRRLHRKIVVVDGLVAFIGGINFSGDHLADFGPEAKQDYAVEIQGPAVADIHHFALLQSGRPGRARFWWQRRRQRRAEMAFDDYDGQVRLVFRDNDRHHTDIEDVYLQVLRRAKRRVVIANAYFFPGYRLLREIRNAARRGVEVRLILQGQPDMLVAKLAARMTYDYLLKAGVQIHEYCQRPLHGKVALVDEEWSTVGSSNLDPLSLSLNLEANVLIRDRAFNQQLFERLEDLSQNHCKAMDASKSPRGRVWHMTVGFLVFHFLRHFPAMAGWLPAHKPRLKPFRGERS; via the coding sequence ATGAGCAGCGCGCCGCTGGAGAAATCCGCCGTGGAACCGATCAGCATCAACCCGCCAATCCGCGAGCCCGGTCAGGTCGATGTCGAGTACCGCTGGCAGGGCAACAACCGTGTCGAGTTGCTGGAAAACGGCGAGGAATATTTCCCTCGGGTGTTCGCCGCCATGCGTGCGGCGAAAAGCGAGATCCTCCTGGAAACTTTCATCGTTTTCGAGGACAAGGTCGGCGCCGAATTGCAGGAGATTCTGATCGACGCCGCGCAGCGTGGCGTGCGCACCACGGTCAGCCTCGATGGTTTCGGCTGTGGTGAGTTGAGCACCGGTTATCTGACGGCGTTGAGCGCAGCCGGCGTGCATCTGCAAATGTTCGATCCGGCACCGAAACACTTGGGCTTTCGGACGAACTGGTTCCGCCGCTTGCACCGCAAGATCGTGGTGGTCGACGGCCTGGTCGCGTTCATTGGCGGGATCAACTTTTCCGGCGATCACCTGGCCGATTTCGGGCCGGAAGCCAAGCAGGATTACGCGGTCGAAATCCAGGGCCCGGCCGTGGCAGACATCCATCATTTTGCCCTCCTGCAAAGCGGTCGCCCGGGTCGGGCCAGGTTCTGGTGGCAACGGCGCCGACAACGCCGCGCGGAAATGGCGTTCGACGATTACGACGGTCAGGTGCGTCTGGTATTTCGCGACAACGACCGGCACCACACCGATATCGAAGACGTCTATTTGCAAGTCTTGCGCCGGGCAAAACGCCGGGTAGTGATCGCCAACGCTTACTTCTTCCCCGGCTATCGCTTGCTGCGCGAAATCCGCAATGCCGCACGGCGCGGCGTCGAAGTGCGGCTGATCCTGCAAGGCCAGCCGGACATGCTGGTGGCGAAACTCGCGGCGCGCATGACCTATGACTATCTGCTCAAGGCCGGCGTGCAGATTCACGAATATTGCCAGCGGCCGCTGCACGGCAAAGTCGCGCTGGTGGACGAGGAATGGAGCACCGTTGGCTCGAGCAATCTGGACCCCTTGAGCCTGTCGCTGAACCTCGAAGCCAACGTGCTGATCCGTGATCGTGCGTTCAACCAGCAACTGTTCGAACGCCTCGAAGACCTCAGCCAGAACCACTGTAAAGCCATGGACGCGAGCAAGTCGCCGCGCGGGCGGGTCTGGCACATGACCGTGGGTTTTCTGGTGTTCCACTTCCTGCGACATTTCCCGGCGATGGCTGGTTGGCTGCCGGCGCACAAACCGAGGCTCAAGCCGTTTCGAGGTGAACGCTCATGA
- a CDS encoding endonuclease/exonuclease/phosphatase family protein, whose protein sequence is MSIPEPVGFTDEGAEVASSVRSFTVLTVNTHKGFTALNRRFILPELREAVRSVAADVVFLQEVHGTHEHHPQRYDNWPKMPQYEFLADSLWPQFAYGRNAVYPEGDHGNALLSKFQIIRHDNLDVSISGHENRGLLHCVLRLPGDGVEVHAICVHLGLRESHRNAQLDLLMQRLAELPDDAPVIVAGDFNDWRQRADAQLKPCGLREVFAEHHGKPARSFPARLPALRLDRIYVRNLKARQPKVLANRPWSHLSDHAPLSVEIEL, encoded by the coding sequence ATGAGCATTCCAGAGCCGGTCGGTTTTACCGACGAAGGCGCCGAGGTCGCGTCATCCGTGCGCAGCTTCACCGTGCTGACGGTCAACACCCACAAGGGTTTCACCGCGCTGAACCGCCGTTTCATCCTGCCGGAGTTACGCGAAGCGGTGCGCAGCGTGGCCGCCGACGTGGTGTTTCTGCAGGAAGTCCACGGCACCCACGAGCACCATCCTCAGCGTTACGACAACTGGCCGAAGATGCCGCAATACGAATTCCTCGCCGACAGCCTCTGGCCGCAGTTCGCTTATGGGCGCAACGCGGTGTACCCGGAGGGCGATCACGGCAATGCGCTGCTGTCGAAATTCCAGATCATCCGCCACGACAACCTCGATGTCTCGATCAGTGGCCACGAGAACCGTGGCCTGCTGCATTGCGTGCTGCGCCTGCCCGGCGATGGCGTTGAAGTGCATGCGATCTGCGTGCACCTGGGTCTGCGCGAAAGCCATCGCAATGCACAACTTGACCTGCTGATGCAGCGCCTGGCCGAACTGCCGGATGACGCGCCGGTGATCGTTGCCGGCGACTTCAATGACTGGCGCCAGCGCGCCGATGCGCAACTCAAACCTTGTGGTCTGCGCGAAGTGTTCGCCGAGCATCACGGCAAACCGGCGCGCAGTTTTCCGGCGCGTCTGCCCGCGCTGCGGCTGGACCGCATCTACGTGCGCAACCTCAAGGCCCGCCAGCCGAAAGTCCTGGCGAACCGGCCCTGGTCGCACCTTTCCGACCACGCACCGTTATCGGTGGAGATCGAACTATGA
- a CDS encoding DUF72 domain-containing protein, whose amino-acid sequence MATIHIGISGWRYAPWRGDFYPKGLAQKRELQFASRAVNSIEINGSFYALQRPERYAQWYAETPADFVFSVKAPRFITHIRRLREIEKPLANFFASGVLELKEKLGPILWQFPPNFKFDAERFEHFLALLPHDTEAAAALARQHDSHLHGHASLKAYGKKPLRHAVEIRNDSFIDPDFVRLLKRHNTALVIADTAGKWPYREDLTSDFVYLRLHGAEEFYASGYTAPALKRWAERIDAWHHGQQPKDAHLIAPRVKPRARKSREVFCYFDNDIKVRAPYDARDLLHRFDLDNDLTTTPGEPAGEGVLA is encoded by the coding sequence ATGGCGACGATTCACATCGGTATTTCCGGCTGGCGCTACGCCCCGTGGCGCGGGGATTTCTACCCGAAAGGACTGGCGCAGAAGCGCGAATTGCAGTTCGCCTCGCGGGCAGTCAACAGCATCGAAATCAATGGATCGTTCTACGCCCTGCAACGGCCCGAACGCTATGCCCAGTGGTACGCCGAAACGCCCGCCGACTTCGTTTTCAGCGTCAAGGCGCCACGCTTCATCACCCACATCCGCCGCTTGCGCGAGATCGAAAAACCGCTGGCGAATTTCTTCGCCTCCGGAGTGCTGGAGTTAAAGGAAAAGCTCGGCCCGATCCTTTGGCAATTCCCGCCAAACTTCAAATTCGACGCCGAACGCTTCGAACACTTCCTCGCCCTGCTACCCCACGACACGGAGGCGGCCGCCGCCCTCGCCCGCCAGCACGATTCCCACCTGCACGGCCACGCCAGCCTGAAGGCTTACGGCAAGAAACCACTGCGTCACGCCGTGGAAATTCGTAACGACAGCTTCATCGACCCTGACTTCGTGCGCTTGCTGAAACGCCACAACACCGCACTGGTGATCGCCGACACCGCCGGTAAATGGCCGTATCGCGAAGACCTCACCAGCGACTTCGTCTATCTGCGCCTGCACGGCGCCGAAGAATTCTATGCCAGCGGCTATACCGCGCCAGCGCTCAAACGCTGGGCCGAACGGATCGACGCCTGGCACCACGGCCAGCAACCGAAGGACGCGCACTTGATCGCCCCACGCGTAAAACCCCGGGCGCGAAAATCCCGTGAAGTATTTTGCTATTTCGACAACGACATCAAAGTCCGCGCGCCGTACGACGCACGCGATCTGTTGCATCGTTTCGACCTCGATAACGACCTCACCACCACCCCCGGTGAACCCGCAGGCGAAGGGGTGTTGGCATGA
- a CDS encoding MFS transporter, whose protein sequence is MPIALLALTLSAFAIGTTEFVIVGLLPTIGADLGVSLPSAGLLVSLYALGVAIGAPVLTALTGKVPRKLLLLSLMVLFTLGNLLAWLAPSYESLVLARIVTGLAHGVFFSIGSTIATSLVPKEKAASAIAIMFTGLTVALVTGVPLGTFIGQHFGWRETFLAVSALGVIAFIGSLIYVPNNIAHSKPASLLQQLQVLKQPRLLLVYAMTAIGYGGSFIAFTFLAPILQDISGFSASTVSLVLLVYGVSVAAGNIWGGKLADKRGPISALKIIFALLAAVLFVLTFTAGNPWLALATVLVWGAVAFGNVPGLQVYVVRQAEHHTPHAVDVASGLNIAAFNLGIAGGAWGGGLIVEHIGLIHTAWIGGLVVLVALALTAWSGRLDRLGPTYTESTSRVVTGH, encoded by the coding sequence ATGCCCATTGCCTTGCTCGCGCTGACCCTCAGCGCTTTTGCCATCGGGACGACCGAGTTCGTCATCGTTGGCCTGTTGCCGACCATCGGCGCCGATCTCGGCGTCAGTCTTCCTTCCGCCGGCCTGCTGGTCAGCCTGTACGCATTGGGCGTGGCCATCGGCGCGCCGGTGCTGACCGCGCTCACCGGCAAAGTCCCGCGCAAACTGTTGCTGCTGTCGCTGATGGTGCTGTTCACCCTCGGCAACCTGTTGGCCTGGCTCGCGCCGAGTTATGAATCGCTGGTGCTGGCACGGATCGTCACCGGTCTCGCCCACGGCGTGTTCTTTTCGATCGGTTCGACCATCGCCACCAGTCTGGTGCCGAAAGAAAAAGCTGCCAGCGCGATTGCGATCATGTTCACCGGCCTGACCGTCGCCTTGGTGACCGGGGTGCCACTGGGCACATTTATCGGTCAGCATTTCGGCTGGCGGGAAACCTTCCTCGCCGTGTCGGCGCTGGGTGTGATCGCGTTCATCGGCAGTCTGATTTATGTGCCGAACAATATCGCCCACAGCAAACCGGCGTCGCTGCTGCAACAGTTGCAGGTACTGAAACAGCCGCGTCTGCTGCTGGTGTATGCGATGACCGCGATCGGTTACGGCGGCTCGTTCATCGCCTTCACCTTTCTGGCACCGATCCTTCAGGACATTTCCGGTTTCAGCGCCAGCACCGTCAGCCTCGTGCTGCTGGTGTACGGCGTGTCGGTCGCGGCTGGCAATATCTGGGGCGGCAAACTGGCCGACAAGCGCGGGCCGATCAGCGCGCTGAAAATCATCTTCGCCCTGCTCGCCGCCGTGTTGTTCGTGCTGACCTTTACCGCTGGCAATCCATGGCTGGCCTTGGCCACGGTGCTGGTCTGGGGCGCGGTCGCGTTCGGAAACGTGCCTGGGTTGCAGGTGTATGTCGTGCGTCAGGCCGAACATCACACGCCGCATGCAGTAGACGTGGCATCGGGTCTGAACATTGCAGCGTTCAATCTGGGGATTGCTGGCGGTGCGTGGGGCGGCGGTTTGATCGTCGAGCACATCGGCCTGATCCACACGGCGTGGATCGGTGGTCTGGTGGTGTTGGTGGCACTGGCGCTGACCGCGTGGAGCGGACGTCTGGATCGCCTCGGCCCGACCTACACCGAAAGCACTTCGCGCGTCGTCACCGGCCACTGA
- a CDS encoding mechanosensitive ion channel family protein, which translates to MIKFRIAILLGALLFLGANELEAATLPGVPAAAEEPAKPEPIVQGGLLGAISSSIDDVQDKLDLNEHLVDAWRLRADRAADEVDKLVNQPSNRSGWSVAGDFLTLSGTWLGSFALLTVLGSLLAKRLREGRWFRTRQRSQDLLGYLLPYTVPALICLPLTLYVSHFLQASVGRALALCLAYATSSGIFSTSMLLCVVVMFNVGHKRPAAKIIRDYCPHPLFLIGFLAALSDALTSPQIARQLGGNITSSIAVFTGLIASIIFGLLVIRLRRPVAHLIRNRPLSQRLKQPSLQESLRIFSGLWYWPIVLMVLVSAVNLIGIGEDNQKALRCALFTTVLLIGTVFLSTILQHLFKSRKAEAIQRSSAYKERFLSLLHALLRIVIAIAFIDILGRIWGVSLLDFAQSSTVGRAISNALSSIGLIFLVTWLLWVVLDTAIQEALKPPLSKRAARQPSTRVKTILPLLRNAIKIILVVICAITTMANLGINVAPLLAGAGVVGLAIGFGSQQLVQDVITGLFIIIEDTLSIGDWVVLDSGHAGTVEGLTIRTLRLRDGKGFVHSVPFGQIKAVTNQSRQFAYAFFSVQFTYDTDVDKAIELIRETGDSIREDPFLKYNLQGPLDVFGVDKMDLNGVVLTAQFRTVSGGQYAVSRAFNQRLKKLVDNNPTVHFAQTYPQQVLLPKRQQTDDVLQESEETQ; encoded by the coding sequence TTGATCAAGTTCAGGATCGCCATTCTGCTGGGAGCACTGCTGTTTCTCGGCGCCAACGAACTCGAAGCCGCGACGTTGCCGGGCGTTCCGGCCGCTGCTGAAGAACCGGCCAAACCCGAGCCGATTGTGCAGGGCGGTCTGCTTGGCGCCATCAGTTCGAGCATCGACGACGTTCAGGACAAACTCGATCTCAACGAACATCTGGTCGATGCCTGGCGCCTGCGTGCCGATCGCGCGGCGGACGAGGTCGACAAACTGGTCAACCAGCCGTCGAATCGCTCGGGCTGGAGCGTTGCCGGGGATTTCCTGACGTTGTCCGGCACCTGGCTCGGCAGTTTTGCGCTGCTCACGGTGCTCGGCAGTCTGTTGGCCAAACGCCTGCGTGAGGGGCGCTGGTTTCGCACCCGCCAACGCAGTCAGGATCTGCTCGGCTACCTGTTGCCGTACACCGTGCCGGCACTGATCTGCCTGCCGCTGACCCTGTACGTCAGCCATTTTCTGCAAGCCTCGGTGGGGCGCGCGCTGGCGCTGTGTCTGGCCTACGCCACCAGCAGCGGGATCTTTTCCACCTCGATGTTGTTGTGCGTGGTGGTGATGTTCAACGTCGGCCACAAACGCCCGGCAGCCAAAATCATCCGTGACTACTGCCCGCACCCGCTGTTCCTGATCGGCTTCCTCGCCGCCCTCAGCGATGCGCTGACCAGTCCGCAGATCGCCCGGCAATTGGGCGGCAACATCACCAGCAGCATCGCGGTGTTCACCGGGCTGATCGCTTCGATTATTTTCGGTTTGCTGGTGATTCGCCTGCGTCGTCCGGTGGCGCATCTGATCCGCAATCGGCCGCTGAGCCAGCGGCTGAAACAGCCGTCATTACAGGAGTCGCTGCGGATTTTTTCCGGGCTGTGGTACTGGCCGATCGTGTTGATGGTGCTGGTCTCGGCGGTCAATCTGATTGGCATCGGCGAGGACAATCAAAAGGCGCTGCGCTGTGCGTTGTTCACCACGGTGCTGTTGATCGGCACGGTGTTCCTCAGCACGATTCTGCAGCACCTGTTCAAGTCGCGAAAAGCCGAGGCGATCCAGCGCAGCAGCGCTTACAAGGAACGCTTTCTCAGCCTGTTGCACGCGTTGCTGCGGATCGTCATTGCGATTGCCTTCATCGATATTCTCGGGCGGATTTGGGGCGTATCGCTGCTCGATTTCGCTCAGAGCAGCACGGTCGGCCGAGCGATTAGTAACGCGTTGAGCAGCATCGGCCTGATCTTTCTGGTGACGTGGTTGTTGTGGGTGGTGCTCGACACGGCGATTCAGGAAGCCCTGAAACCGCCGCTCAGCAAACGCGCGGCGCGCCAGCCCAGCACCCGGGTGAAAACGATCCTGCCGCTGCTGCGCAATGCGATCAAAATCATCCTTGTGGTTATCTGCGCGATCACCACCATGGCCAACCTCGGGATCAATGTCGCACCGCTGCTGGCCGGTGCCGGGGTGGTCGGCCTGGCCATCGGTTTCGGTTCGCAGCAACTGGTGCAGGACGTGATTACCGGGCTGTTCATCATCATCGAAGACACCCTGTCGATCGGCGATTGGGTGGTGCTCGATTCCGGGCATGCCGGCACAGTGGAGGGGTTGACCATCCGCACCCTGCGCCTGCGTGACGGCAAGGGTTTTGTGCACTCGGTGCCGTTCGGCCAGATCAAGGCTGTCACCAATCAATCGCGGCAATTCGCCTATGCGTTTTTCTCGGTGCAGTTCACCTATGACACGGATGTCGACAAGGCCATCGAGCTGATCCGCGAGACCGGCGATTCGATCCGCGAAGATCCGTTCCTCAAGTACAACCTGCAAGGGCCGCTGGATGTGTTTGGCGTGGACAAGATGGATTTGAACGGCGTGGTGCTGACGGCGCAGTTCCGCACGGTGTCGGGCGGGCAGTATGCGGTCAGTCGCGCGTTCAACCAGCGTTTGAAGAAGCTTGTGGATAACAACCCGACGGTGCATTTCGCGCAGACTTATCCACAGCAGGTTTTATTGCCGAAGCGGCAGCAGACGGATGATGTGTTGCAGGAGTCGGAGGAAACACAGTAG